GCGGCCCATCTCGCCGCGCTGCTGTTTCCTCCGGTGCTGCGCCGTCTCTACGTCGCGTGCGATGCTGATGCTGCGGGACACTCGGCACTCAGACGACTAGCCGAGCGTGGAGCGCAGGCGGCTATCGAGGTGATCGCGCTTCATCCCTGCCTCGATGACTTCAACAGCGACCTGATCCGCTTGGGCGCACCATCACTGGCGGCGGCACTGGCCGGGCAATTGCGGTCCGAAGATGCCGGGTACTTCTTGTCTCAAGCCGCCTGAGCGTTCGCCGGGCAGAGTTGTCAGCCGGGAAGGGAAGGGGCCGGATGGAATGCCCGCGGTTGGCCGCGCCCGGCCTTCTCGTGGGGCGACTGCGGCAAGCTCCCCAAGGCTGCAACGCGGCCGGCACCGCCATTTTCCGCCGGTCCGTGCCGGCCCTTTGCAGCGCGAAGCAAAATGGCGGTGCCGGCCGCGTCCTTCGCGCTGCTTCGGCCCCGCTGCGCGTGGTGCAGCCTCGAGAAGCGTGCCGCCAAAGGCGTCGCCACGAAGGCCGCGAGAGGCGCGGCTGAACGGCGAAAGGCATAGCATGACCAGCCCCATTGATCCCTCTGATGACAATCAGGAAGCCCAGCCAGGCTCGACCGCCTATCTCCTCCAGGAAATGCAGCTATACGGCTATCGGCCCTTCGAGGATGAACCCGATCAGCGGCCCTTGCCCGACGAGCGGCTTGCGGCCGGAGCCGTTGCCGACATGTTCGATGGCATGGTCGCGGCGCTTGAGGACACCCGCATCCAGCCCGATCTCGAAGACCTGCTCTGGGGCATCGTAAACGTGTTCCACCGTGCCGGCGAGCGCATCGAACGCGAACTCGACGACAACGAACTGACGCAAAAGCGCCTACAGCGCGAGCAGGATGGCAGCGAGGTGAAGTCGGTCGAGCTCGAGCGACGGATCGCCGAAGGCATCACGATGATCGAACGTCGCGACACCATGGAATTCTTCCGCGACGCTGCCGCCGAACAGTTTCGCACCCATCTGCGCAAGCCCTGGCTGCCGCGCTCAGGTCCCATGGTCAACCGCAAGCAACTGACTGCCGCCGTGCTGGACAGCCGCAAGTTCGCAGATAAGCGCCGCTATCAGGACGCCCGGGTGCTCAATCCCGAGGGCGTGCGGATCGCTGTCACCGGCGGGGCGGATTTCAACAATCATGAGCGCATCTATGCGGTTCTCGACAAGGTGCGCGAGAACATCGCCGACATGATCCTGCTTCATGGCGGCACGGCGACCGGCGCCGAACGCATCGCTGCATGCTGGGCGCGCGACCGCAACGTCCCCCAGGTTGCCTTTCAGCCCGACTGGGAGCGCCACCGCAAGGCAGCACCCTTCAAGCGCAATGATGCCATGCTCGAGACGTGCCCACGCGGTGTGATCGTGTTCCCAGGCACCGGCATTCAGGACAACCTTGCCGACAAGGCTCGCAAGATGGGCATCCGCGTGTGGGATTTCCGGGCACGGGGCGGCTGAGGCCGCTTTGGCGCCAGTCGTCCAGCACGTCTTCGCGGCGCCGCAGTTCAGGGCGTTGCAGGGCGCGCCGCTATACGGGCGAAGCTCTTTAGCGGCTTGCTGGTTCAAAAGGACCGAATGCGCCCGCCGCCGACTTCGCTAGCCCTCCTGCGGCAACGCGTCCGAAGACACTTGCTCGCCCTTGGCCACGAATCGAATCTTGCGCCACTGGTCGGGATCGCTGCAGTGCATCCGGTCGACCTCCGCATCGGGCAGGCCTGCAAGCTCGCCCATTCCTTCCGGAACACACACCAGGTCGAACGACCATTTGCCGGGGAAGGCATCATGGGTGTTCCCTTGCCAGTTCTGTGCGTTGTAGAGCGGCGTGATCAGATGCCAGAACCGGTAGCCCTCGGGCTTGAGCTGTTCGATCGCCCAGCCCGTATGTCCATCCGCCGCGAGAGAGGCGGCATGATTGTTCAACGTCTCGAGATAAACCACCGGTCGGCACTGCCTTATTGTCGCGATCGCGCCGCTGATGATCTCGCGTTCATGGCCCTCGACGTCGATCTTGAGGAAGTTGACTCGGGGCAACTCCAGCGCATCGACCGTCATGAGCGGACACAGCCGTTTGGGCAGGTCGCCCCCCGCATAGAAGCCCAGCGCGCCGAAATTGCCGGCCTGATCACTTTCGACATCGGGAAAAAGAGCGAAAGCGAGTTCTCGCCCGAGCGCGGCCTGATAAGTCCGCACGTTGAAGCAGTCGTTGGCAAGCAGGTTGGCGGACAGCAGGCGGTGGTTGATGCCGAGCGGCTCGAATGCATGGATACTGCCTGACGCGCCGACGATGCGGGAAAGGGCAACCGTATGGGTGCCGATGTTGGCGCCAGCTTCGACAACCACATCGCCCGGGCGGAGCAACAACTTGTAGAGGTGGACCTCGCTTTCCGACCATTCGCCGTATGCGCGCATGCTGGCACCGATGGTGTCGTCCGCCTGGAGAGTGTGGAACAGGCCATGGCGACAGGCGACGGTTGATATTGGACTGGTCACTGACAGATCCCGGTAATGATGGAGGAGATGCCCTTGGGGCCGTCAACGTCAGCGCGCCGGCCTGCCGCGTTGTTGCGCAGAATCGTCAGGACTGCGGGGCGTTGAAGCGGGAACCTGGCGGTCGTGCCCGAGCTCTTGCTCGCGCTCTCCGCCGGATCGTCCGCAGTCTCAGCCGCAATGCAAGCGAGCGATATCTGAGGGCTCTGCGCTTGCGCGGGGGTGAGGGCGATTCGGATTGCCGTGCCGAATGACCGCCGGGCGCTCTGGCAGCGACGTTGGCCTTGAAGGAACGGGCGAAGCAGGCGCCTTGGCTGCTTTGTCCTGCTTGAGTGCAGGACCACCCCTTGCTTGTCGCCTTCCTGCAGGGCGTGCCCGCCTAGTGCCGTCAACCCCATACGGGGTTCGCCCTCGCGCGGAGCGCTCGGTGACGACGGCGCGCCGCCCTTCCGAGTGGCGCCACCGGGGATGGTCCCCGCGCACCAGATCAGGAGTTTACGACCATGGCCACCATCGCCAATCTCACCGTCAAGGCCGACGACAGCTTCGAAGGCACGCTCGCCACGCTGACCGTCTCGGCGCCGATTGCGATCATCCCCAATACACGCAAGTCGAAGGAGTCCGAACCCGACTACCGTATCATCAGCCGCAAGAACGGCTTCGACCTTGGCGGCGGCTGGAAGCGGTTTTCCCAGAACACGGGCGCCGAATACATCTCGGTCTCCCTGTCCGCACCGGAGTTCGGCACGATCTACGGCAACATCGCCAATGCGCCCGGCGATGATCCGTCGAAGAAGGTGATCATCTGGAATCCCCCGGCCTGATCGGCAGGACCGGCTCCGCAAACCTGCGGAGCCGGTCCGAGCTAGCATGGCCCGCATCTCAGTTACCAACGAAGGACGGGGCACCGTTTGTGTACCGGATTGTCACGTAGGAATTGTCGCAGACGTTGATCCTGGACCACAGCCCCATGGTGCCGTCTGCAAACTTGATCCGGATATCGAAGAGACAGACGTTTGCATCCCGGTCAAAACTGATATTCTGACGAGCGCCGGCTGGAAATGGCATGCGCTTCAGCTCCGGGTCGCGCTTTTGCATTTGCCAGCGTGCCGAGGCCGCAGGCGCGACTTCGACGTCCGTGATCCGCTTGCCGGTCGCGTTGACCAAAACGAAGTCCCAATCCTCGCCAAAGGCCGGTGTCGCGGCTAGTAATGCGCCCACGCCTGCTGCGATCAAGATTTTGAGCATGATGTCTGGCCCCCCGGAATCACGGGGCGATTGGACCAGTGCCAATCCATGCGGAAGGACCCCACGGCGCGCCATTGGCGCGCCGTGGGGTATCTCAGGGCTCTGGATCTGAAAGCCTGCCTTCGCGGGATCGCGCTTTGCGATCAGCGGAGGGCTGGGAGCGCTCGATACAGATGGCTGCGGATCAGAACCAGGAGAGCGCTATCCGACAAGAGCTCGAACTCGTCTTGCCGCGCAGCCGGGCCGTTAGCCGTTCAGCTTGTCCTTGACCGCCTTGGCGGGCGCGAAGGTCAGCTTGTTGGACGCGGCAATCGTCATGGCAGCACCCGTCGCGGGATTGCGGCCCTCGCGCGCCGGGCTGTTCTTGACCTTGAATTTGCCGAAACCACTCAGCGACACTTCCTCGCCGCGGACTGCGGCCTCGACGATCCCGGCCAGGACACCATCGACATATTTGCGGGCATCGGCCTTGGTCAGCCCGTGCGCGGCAGCAAGATGATCGGCCAGGTCGCTGTTGTTCATTACTATTCTCCTTTGTGATTCACCTGCGGGCATAGCCGCGCCGTGCCGGGCAGCCAACAGCGGGTGTAGATCGTCCAGGATTGGCCGGTAAGAGGAAGAGGCGGAGCGACAGGGGGCCAACCTGTCCTTGCGCAGACCATCCCGGCTCGTCTGGGGTGCAGTCCCTGGGCGCGAAGCCTGACCTCCTTCAATCAACCCGTGAAGGGTCCGCTACGCATGCGCGTGCGGTCGCGCCTGAGGCGCGATGATTGCGGTCCGGCTCCGGCCGGCGGGGCACCTGCCGAGCGGGGATGGTCTCCGCTGGCGGACAGGAGCCTTCGATATGCCGCTTGCCACCGCCCAGTCGCTTGCCTGGAACCTCTCCCGCACACTGATGACCGTGATTGCCCTTATTCGTACCGAACATGGCTATTACGCCCTGCCGGCCAGCGAATTTGAAGGCGACGCCACGATGGTCGTCCGCGAATACGACCCCTTCGAACGATGAAGGGGAGCATCCTTCCCGCCAGCCCAAACAACCGTGGTGTCGTTGGACATGCCTTGCTAGACTGCCCGCGCAGAGTGCGCTGTGGAGGTGGTGGCGGGCGCGTCCGACGATCATTCGTCATGCCCAAGGACGCGATATGACCATCGTTCTCGGCCTTCTGGCCGCCCTCTCGCTCGTTCGCTTCATCTTCTCTCTGACGGCGGTTGCCTTGCCCGTCTCGGTTGCGCTCAGCTTCGGCTTCGCTCTCCGCTCGCAGGGCGTCGGCAGCTGGCTGTCGCTGTTTGCAGCCGTGGGTCTGGGCTTCGGTGTCTTGGCGGTCGGTTCTGCAGCATACCGACGATGCCGGGCGCCTCTGGGTCGCCTATTGCTTGGTTTCCTGTTTGTTTTGCCTGCTGGGACTGCTGGCTTTGTGGCGGGCCGCGCGTTTGGCGGGCGCCTCCTGGAAAGCGGTCTGGCCATAGGTCTGGTCGCCATTTTGTGTGCTGCCATTTCGGCACAATCGGCGCTCGAAGGACTGCGCGGCGAACACGGATGAGATGGGCTGGGGGTACTGTCCTCCCCAAGCTGTGGATCGCGGTTCTTGCCGCGGTGGTGCGCGTGGGGGAGTTTCTGCGAGGAGCTGAGCTCAGCTGGTTGAAAGACCTGGGAAGGGCGTGAGTTTTTCTTAACCGCGATCGCCCTGTGACCGCTGCTGCCGATCTTGAGACGTAGTCGTCCTTCGGATCGGCCGGCGCCTCCGGCCTCGTCTCGATGCGCTTCCTATCGGCCAGGCGCGCTTTCAGCGCTCGCCCGCCGCCGCAACGGCGGTGCGCCCACTTTCTTCCCCGCGCCGTGTCGGCGCTCCTCGCGCACCAAGAAAGTGGGAGCTCTGCCGTCCTCCGCTTGATGCTGCGGGCCTGACGGCTGCGGCACCGGGCGCTGTCCGACCAATCAGGCGCATCGAGGCCGGAAGGTGCCGGCCCGACCAGATGGAAAGGACTTCAACATGGCAAAGATCGGCAGCTTCAAGAAGGTCTCAGGCGAACTGCGAGGACAGATCATGACACTCGGCCTCCAGGCCAAATCGATCCGCATCGTCGCTGACGACGCCGCATCGGGAAACGCCCCCACCCACAGGGTTCACCTTGGCGACATCGAGATTGGTGCAGCTTGGCAAAAGCACACCAATGACAACCGCCCCTATCTTTCGGTCAAGCTCGATGACCCCAGCTTCATCGCCCCGATTTTCGCCCAGCTCTTCGAAGGCGACGAAGGCGAATTCGACCTGGTGTGGAACCGGCAGTCCCGCCGCGGCGACTGATCGAACCGCTCATCCACCGCCTGGGCGCGCACCGGGCGGTGGAATCCCTACTATACTAGGTGGAGCTATGCTAAGGACAGGCCGACGACACCCCGATGACGCTTCGGGGTATCGTTGCCGGGAATTTGCGCAAATTGCGATTGGCCAAAGGGCTGTCGCAAGAGGAAGTCGCGCATCTTGCCGGTCTCGACCGCAACTATGTGGGCAACCTGGAGCGTGAGCAGAATTCGCCAACAGTCGATACTCTTGAGCGTATTGCCGAGGTGCTTGGCGTCGCAGCGGTCGAGTTCTTTCGCGAATCGCGCTGACCTAGCACAACCGCTGCGGCACAAGTCGGGCTGCGCACCTGGCTCGGCAGACACTTTCCACCGATCGGGTCCCACGCTCCGTGTGATTCTGCGCCCAAATGGCAGTATATCGGTCAGGGGACTCATGTGTGGGCCGGGGGGAGCACGCGGATTTCAGACTGACCTTGTGCAGCGCGAACGGGAGCTGCGCGCATGACGAATACACGATTTGAGGATGCAGCGCCGATGGGCAACGAACTTATGCCCTACGACCTTGCTCATCTCGAGACCTATCTGCGTCTGCTCGATGCCGCAGGCGATGCGACTGCTTCCTGGGAAGAAGTGGTCGCAGTCCTGTTCGGTCTCGACGCAGCCCTGGAGCCTGAACGGGCCCGGCGTGTCCATGACAGCCATCTAGCGCGCGCGCGGTGGATGTCGTCCGAGGGATACCGGCAACTGGCCGCTCTGCAGCAGTCACCCCCCAGAACTGCAATGAAAGCGAAAGGTCCCGCTGACCGAAATCCTGTCGGTCGAGAGTAACTCGAAGCCCCCGGATTTGTCGGATAGTTCCAGCAGCCTTCAAAAGATCAGGTGAGGGGAGGCTTATGTCGCCAGTTTCGGACTGGCGCGAGGAAAATCCTTCGCGCCCTCGGGATGCGTTTGACCTCAGCGGAATTGCCTTCGAGTTCCTGCGAAGGAACCCTGATTATCAACGCGACTTCGCACTGGCCCAGGGCAATCCTGGAGTATCTCAAACAGAGGAGGACGCCCGCACCGCTTCGCGGTGGGGGCTGCGATTTCCTGGCCGACCCGGCCCATCCTGTTTCGGACGGACAGCAGCTCTGGCGGGCTGACGTTCTGCAGTTCACCATCCTGGTCGGCCCTCCGCCCAACGGGTTCGAACACCATGATGCGATCATTGCCGACCGCCTTGGCAACATTGTCAGCCGCGAGGAGGGGGCCGACGGACTGCACGTGACCATCGGGCGCGGCTTGGGGCGTGCGCACTTGCGGTTCGAGCCGACGGTCGATGCCTGGGGCTGTGTCATGCTGGCCCCCGAGCAGGGGCTGCGCGTGCGGTTGAACGCCGCAAGCTGGTTTCTGCGCAGTCTCAGGGGAGAAACCACGCCTTCCCCGGAAGCTGAATATCTGTCGGACCGCCGCCGCACGCGTCTTCTCCTCCTCCTCAACCTTTTCGATGCCCGGCGCGCAGGCGCTTCCCTGCGCCAACTGGGCGCGCGCTTTATCGACCGCGACATCGCCAGCTTTTCTGCCGCAGCCTGGTCCGATGCCTCCGAACGCAAGCAGCTGCGTCGCCTCCTCGCCACAGCCGACCAACTGGTCACCTGCGCCTACCGCCGCTTGCTGCGCGGCGAGTAGGGACATTCGCGCGAATTTTGTCTGTCCCTCCACGGGCGGCGTCCGGCCCGTCAAGCCTGTCCTCTCCATCGCTGGGGCGCGCCGACGCCCCCGGCACTGACCAGGAGGACGCCCGTGACCGAACCGCAATCATCTCCGCCGCCCCGTTATCTCGCGCAGCCCGACCCGGACGCGGTCGTGCGGCCGCGCTATCTGCGCACGCCCGAAGCGGCGACATTGCTAGGCCTCTCGCCGCGCACGCTTGAAAAGCACCGCTGTTACGGGACTGGGCCTGTCTATCGCCAGCTTGGCGGACGTATCGTTTATGCCATTCCCGACCTGGAGGCCTGGGCTTCGCTCGGGACCCGTAGGTCTACCTCCGATCCCGGTGAAGGAACCGTCCATCCCGCCAAGCGGCTAGCGCCGGGCGTCTGAGCCATGCCCGCCCGTGCAATCCAACGCTCCGCCGAGGGCGCCCAACTCGAACTCTTTCGCTCGATAC
This genomic interval from Novosphingobium sp. CECT 9465 contains the following:
- a CDS encoding DUF2493 domain-containing protein, with protein sequence MTSPIDPSDDNQEAQPGSTAYLLQEMQLYGYRPFEDEPDQRPLPDERLAAGAVADMFDGMVAALEDTRIQPDLEDLLWGIVNVFHRAGERIERELDDNELTQKRLQREQDGSEVKSVELERRIAEGITMIERRDTMEFFRDAAAEQFRTHLRKPWLPRSGPMVNRKQLTAAVLDSRKFADKRRYQDARVLNPEGVRIAVTGGADFNNHERIYAVLDKVRENIADMILLHGGTATGAERIAACWARDRNVPQVAFQPDWERHRKAAPFKRNDAMLETCPRGVIVFPGTGIQDNLADKARKMGIRVWDFRARGG
- a CDS encoding DNA -binding domain-containing protein codes for the protein MLAPEQGLRVRLNAASWFLRSLRGETTPSPEAEYLSDRRRTRLLLLLNLFDARRAGASLRQLGARFIDRDIASFSAAAWSDASERKQLRRLLATADQLVTCAYRRLLRGE
- a CDS encoding DUF736 domain-containing protein, whose translation is MAKIGSFKKVSGELRGQIMTLGLQAKSIRIVADDAASGNAPTHRVHLGDIEIGAAWQKHTNDNRPYLSVKLDDPSFIAPIFAQLFEGDEGEFDLVWNRQSRRGD
- a CDS encoding DUF2285 domain-containing protein, which translates into the protein MTNTRFEDAAPMGNELMPYDLAHLETYLRLLDAAGDATASWEEVVAVLFGLDAALEPERARRVHDSHLARARWMSSEGYRQLAALQQSPPRTAMKAKGPADRNPVGRE
- a CDS encoding DUF736 family protein, whose protein sequence is MATIANLTVKADDSFEGTLATLTVSAPIAIIPNTRKSKESEPDYRIISRKNGFDLGGGWKRFSQNTGAEYISVSLSAPEFGTIYGNIANAPGDDPSKKVIIWNPPA
- a CDS encoding helix-turn-helix domain-containing protein; this translates as MTLRGIVAGNLRKLRLAKGLSQEEVAHLAGLDRNYVGNLEREQNSPTVDTLERIAEVLGVAAVEFFRESR
- a CDS encoding HU family DNA-binding protein, translating into MNNSDLADHLAAAHGLTKADARKYVDGVLAGIVEAAVRGEEVSLSGFGKFKVKNSPAREGRNPATGAAMTIAASNKLTFAPAKAVKDKLNG
- a CDS encoding FkbM family methyltransferase encodes the protein MRAYGEWSESEVHLYKLLLRPGDVVVEAGANIGTHTVALSRIVGASGSIHAFEPLGINHRLLSANLLANDCFNVRTYQAALGRELAFALFPDVESDQAGNFGALGFYAGGDLPKRLCPLMTVDALELPRVNFLKIDVEGHEREIISGAIATIRQCRPVVYLETLNNHAASLAADGHTGWAIEQLKPEGYRFWHLITPLYNAQNWQGNTHDAFPGKWSFDLVCVPEGMGELAGLPDAEVDRMHCSDPDQWRKIRFVAKGEQVSSDALPQEG
- a CDS encoding AlpA family transcriptional regulator translates to MRPRYLRTPEAATLLGLSPRTLEKHRCYGTGPVYRQLGGRIVYAIPDLEAWASLGTRRSTSDPGEGTVHPAKRLAPGV
- a CDS encoding transcriptional regulator domain-containing protein → MSPVSDWREENPSRPRDAFDLSGIAFEFLRRNPDYQRDFALAQGNPGVSQTEEDARTASRWGLRFPGRPGPSCFGRTAALAG